In Streptomyces violaceusniger Tu 4113, one DNA window encodes the following:
- a CDS encoding PQQ-binding-like beta-propeller repeat protein → MPGPPGPDPAHPYAHSPYASQPGYGGPHSSPPGRPYGAQPPGGGPARQRKALVIGAVVAVLLAAGGGVYAAVGGDDDGKKPTAGPTTTTPDRPRTQDPTPGPTGDGDNTGGRGSGESDPNDQRRAGEAKVLYQTPAPELSKKNLEVPGFWAMKGYVVKAVENKIVAYQDEGGSKWTLSLPKAVCAAPHSTTDGKVVVAYEGRGKDSCSQLALIDLNKGVKLWDHHAPEAGSLGSGYTSVGMAQSGDLVGMAWFGGSAVIKVSDGKEVSSEKPSAGCSIDGYAGGKVLLRAYSCTNGTARLQQLTPSGSIKWTYNVRKGYKVNNIFSSSPAVVALTDQNRQSGGILAVSDTGKERSTLALGKRSYQPECGTDIFGTNMGNCEGVAVSADTFYLPTEMTQDQGTGGSTSEIHAFDLDTGKRKWAVKVAERLLLPLNMDGKTLIAYEKPSYTAPGQIVRIAPDGGKPKTLLRLPQATQRSERDFYSATHTYRNGNFYIATNRVTGNDTTPEKLLLAFGP, encoded by the coding sequence GTGCCCGGTCCCCCCGGCCCGGACCCCGCGCACCCGTACGCCCATAGCCCGTACGCGAGTCAGCCGGGGTACGGCGGCCCGCACTCCTCACCGCCCGGCCGGCCGTACGGCGCGCAGCCGCCCGGCGGCGGCCCGGCCCGTCAGCGCAAAGCCCTCGTCATCGGCGCGGTGGTGGCGGTACTGCTCGCGGCGGGTGGCGGGGTGTACGCCGCGGTGGGAGGCGATGACGACGGTAAGAAGCCCACCGCCGGCCCCACGACGACCACCCCGGACCGACCGCGGACACAGGACCCGACGCCCGGGCCGACCGGCGACGGCGACAACACCGGCGGCCGCGGCAGCGGCGAAAGCGACCCCAACGACCAGCGCCGGGCGGGCGAGGCGAAGGTCCTCTACCAGACGCCCGCACCTGAGCTCAGCAAGAAGAACCTCGAAGTGCCCGGCTTCTGGGCGATGAAGGGCTATGTCGTCAAGGCGGTCGAGAACAAGATCGTCGCGTACCAGGACGAGGGGGGCAGCAAGTGGACCCTCTCCCTCCCCAAGGCGGTCTGCGCCGCTCCCCACTCCACGACCGATGGCAAGGTCGTGGTCGCCTATGAGGGCCGTGGAAAGGACTCGTGCAGCCAACTCGCCCTGATCGACCTGAACAAGGGCGTCAAGCTCTGGGACCACCACGCCCCCGAGGCCGGCTCCCTGGGCAGCGGCTACACCAGCGTGGGCATGGCACAGAGCGGCGACCTCGTCGGCATGGCCTGGTTCGGCGGCTCCGCCGTCATCAAGGTCAGCGACGGTAAGGAAGTCTCATCCGAAAAGCCGAGTGCGGGCTGCTCCATTGACGGTTACGCGGGCGGCAAGGTCCTGCTGCGCGCCTACTCCTGCACCAATGGCACCGCGAGGCTGCAGCAACTCACCCCCAGCGGCTCGATCAAGTGGACCTACAACGTCCGTAAGGGCTACAAGGTCAACAACATCTTCTCCAGCAGCCCCGCCGTGGTGGCCCTCACCGACCAGAACCGACAGTCCGGCGGCATTCTGGCCGTCTCGGACACCGGCAAGGAACGCTCGACCCTCGCCCTGGGCAAGCGCTCCTACCAGCCCGAGTGCGGCACGGACATCTTCGGCACGAACATGGGCAACTGCGAGGGCGTCGCCGTCTCCGCCGACACTTTCTACCTGCCGACCGAGATGACCCAGGACCAGGGCACGGGCGGCTCGACGAGCGAGATCCATGCCTTCGACCTCGACACCGGCAAGCGCAAATGGGCCGTCAAGGTGGCCGAACGGCTCCTGCTCCCGCTGAACATGGACGGCAAGACCCTCATCGCCTACGAAAAGCCCTCGTACACCGCACCCGGCCAGATCGTTCGTATCGCCCCCGACGGCGGCAAGCCGAAAACCCTGCTACGCCTGCCCCAGGCCACCCAAAGATCCGAGCGCGACTTCTACTCCGCCACCCACACCTACCGCAACGGCAACTTCTACATCGCCACCAACCGCGTCACCGGCAACGACACCACCCCCGAAAAACTCCTCCTGGCCTTCGGGCCCTGA
- the eccE gene encoding type VII secretion protein EccE, giving the protein MAGATRARTARSASGRGAPSGPRPPAPADAPPTTAPIASASPRTTSRPGSIGPLRLQQFVLVEVAAAIVLAAGVVNRLLLVPAGVVGVVLVLLAVVTRHQQPIPEWLGTALALRRRQRQAAKPIDAGADHVFTPALECEPALRTYTFTDRERRMVGLVGDGTFLTAILQVDATDSPLRPHRMQRPLPLSLLRDAMDVDGIVLESVQVVQHALAAPAPHLSAQTVPVRNYGPLQEQTGAPAVRLTWVALKFNPELCPEAVAARGGGLEGAQRCVLRAADQLSSRLQGAGFGVTLLTEEGVTAAIATAASVNPRATAQARQTNTLSRRTVESTRAWRCDDRWHTTYWVSRWPQLGPGTTPLPQLAALLTSLPALATTFSLTLRRGGTQGGRPAPTVSGHLRITGHSADDLVGMRRELQRTARGVRVGLARLDREQVPGVLATLPLGGTR; this is encoded by the coding sequence ATGGCTGGCGCAACGCGCGCACGTACGGCGAGGAGCGCGTCCGGCCGAGGAGCACCGAGCGGACCGCGTCCGCCCGCGCCCGCTGACGCTCCCCCGACAACGGCCCCCATCGCTTCCGCCAGCCCACGCACGACGTCCCGGCCCGGCAGCATCGGCCCCCTGCGGCTGCAGCAATTCGTGCTGGTCGAGGTGGCCGCGGCGATCGTGCTGGCCGCAGGGGTCGTCAACAGGCTCTTGCTGGTGCCCGCCGGAGTCGTGGGCGTCGTCCTGGTTCTGCTGGCCGTGGTCACGCGTCATCAGCAGCCGATTCCGGAATGGCTGGGCACCGCGCTCGCGCTGCGCAGGCGCCAGCGGCAAGCGGCCAAGCCGATCGACGCGGGCGCGGACCACGTGTTCACGCCGGCCCTGGAGTGCGAACCGGCCTTGCGCACCTATACGTTCACCGATCGTGAGCGGCGGATGGTCGGCCTGGTGGGGGACGGCACCTTCCTGACCGCCATCCTGCAGGTGGACGCGACGGACTCGCCGCTGCGCCCTCACCGTATGCAGCGTCCACTCCCGCTTTCGCTGCTGCGTGACGCCATGGACGTCGACGGCATCGTCCTGGAGTCCGTCCAGGTGGTGCAGCATGCGCTGGCGGCGCCCGCACCCCATCTGTCGGCGCAGACGGTGCCCGTGCGCAACTACGGGCCGCTTCAGGAGCAGACGGGCGCCCCTGCGGTCCGTCTGACGTGGGTGGCGTTGAAGTTCAACCCGGAGCTCTGCCCGGAGGCCGTCGCGGCCAGGGGCGGGGGCCTCGAGGGTGCGCAGCGGTGTGTGCTGCGGGCCGCGGATCAGCTGTCGAGCAGACTGCAGGGGGCGGGTTTCGGCGTGACGCTCCTGACGGAGGAAGGCGTGACGGCGGCGATCGCCACCGCCGCGAGCGTCAACCCGCGAGCGACAGCGCAGGCCCGGCAGACCAACACGCTCAGCCGGCGCACGGTGGAGAGCACCCGTGCCTGGCGCTGCGACGACCGCTGGCACACCACCTACTGGGTGAGCCGGTGGCCGCAGTTGGGTCCGGGCACCACGCCCCTTCCCCAGCTGGCCGCGCTGCTGACCTCACTGCCCGCCCTCGCGACCACGTTCAGCCTCACCTTGCGACGGGGCGGGACGCAGGGGGGCCGGCCCGCCCCCACGGTGAGCGGGCATCTCCGGATCACCGGTCATAGCGCGGACGACCTGGTCGGGATGAGGCGGGAGCTCCAGCGCACCGCCCGTGGGGTACGGGTGGGGCTCGCACGGCTGGACCGCGAGCAGGTACCCGGCGTACTCGCCACTCTGCCCCTGGGAGGGACCCGCTGA
- a CDS encoding DUF397 domain-containing protein: MADAKEKEELYALDISDVEWLSAPGSSSEDRVEIAYLPNGAVAMRNSTDPETVLRYTEAEWRAFVLGARDGEFDLT, translated from the coding sequence ATGGCCGACGCCAAAGAGAAGGAAGAGCTGTACGCCCTCGACATCTCCGATGTCGAGTGGCTGAGCGCACCTGGCAGCAGCTCCGAGGACCGGGTGGAGATCGCCTACCTGCCGAATGGGGCAGTGGCCATGCGGAATTCCACCGACCCCGAGACCGTGCTGCGCTACACGGAGGCCGAATGGCGTGCCTTCGTCCTGGGCGCGAGGGACGGCGAATTCGATCTGACCTGA